A region of Pongo pygmaeus isolate AG05252 chromosome 15, NHGRI_mPonPyg2-v2.0_pri, whole genome shotgun sequence DNA encodes the following proteins:
- the SDR39U1 gene encoding epimerase family protein SDR39U1 isoform X1 codes for MRVLVGGGTGFIGTALTQLLNARGHEVTLISRHPGPGRITWDELAASGLPSCDAAVNLAGENILNPLRRWNETFQKEVLGSRLETTQLLAKAITKAPQPPKAWVLVTGVAYYQPSLTAEYDEDSPGGDFDFFSNLVTKWEAAARLPGDPTRQVVVRSGVVLGRGGGAMGHMLLPFRLGLGGPIGSGHQFFPWIHIGDLAGILTHALEANHVHGVLNGVAPSSATNAEFAQTLGAALGRRAFIPLPSTVVQAVFGRERAIMLLEGQKVIPRRTLATGYQYSFPELGAALKEIVA; via the exons ATGCGTGTGCTTGTGG GTGGCGGGACAGGCTTCATTGGGACAGCCCTAACCCAGCTGCTGAATGCCAGAGGCCACGAAGTGACGTTGATCTCCCGACACCCTGGGCCCGGCCGGATCACGTGG GATGAGCTCGCTGCATCGGGGCTGCCGAGCTGCGATGCCGCCGTCAACCTGGCCGGAGAGAACATCCTCAACCCTCTCCGAAG ATGGAATGAAACCTTCCAAAAAGAGGTTCTCGGCAGCCGCCTAGAGACCACCCAATTGCTGGCTAAAGCCATCACCAAAGCCCCACAACCCCCCAAGGCCTGGGTCTTAGTCACAGGTGTAG CTTACTACCAGCCCAGTCTGACTGCGGAGTATGATGAAGACAGCCCAGGAGGAGACTTTGACTTTTTCTCCAACCTCGTAACCAAATGGGAAGCTGCAGCCAGGCTTCCTGGAGATCCTACACGCCAGGTGGTGGTGCGCTCAG GGGTTGTGCTGGGCCGTGGGGGTGGTGCCATGGGCCACATGCTGCTGCCCTTTCGCCTGGGCCTGGGGGGCCCCATCGGCTCAGGCCACCAATTCTTCCCCTGGATACACATTGGGGACCTGGCAGGAATCCTGACCCATGCCCTTGAAGCAAACCACGTGCACGGGGTCCTGAATGGAGTGGCTCCATCCTCCGCCACTAATGCTGAGTTTGCCCAGACCTTGGGTGCTGCCCTGGGCCGCCGAGCCTTCATCCCTCTCCCCAGCACTGTGGTGCAAGCTGTCTTTGGGCGAGAGCGTGCCATCATGCTGCTGGAGGGCCAGAAGGTGATCCCACGGCGAACACTGGCCACTGGCTACCAGTATTCCTTCCCAGAGCTAGGGGCTGCCTTAAAGGAAATTGTAGCCTAA
- the SDR39U1 gene encoding epimerase family protein SDR39U1 isoform X2 yields the protein MSSLHRGCRAAMPPSTWPERTSSTLSEAYYQPSLTAEYDEDSPGGDFDFFSNLVTKWEAAARLPGDPTRQVVVRSGVVLGRGGGAMGHMLLPFRLGLGGPIGSGHQFFPWIHIGDLAGILTHALEANHVHGVLNGVAPSSATNAEFAQTLGAALGRRAFIPLPSTVVQAVFGRERAIMLLEGQKVIPRRTLATGYQYSFPELGAALKEIVA from the exons ATGAGCTCGCTGCATCGGGGCTGCCGAGCTGCGATGCCGCCGTCAACCTGGCCGGAGAGAACATCCTCAACCCTCTCCGAAG CTTACTACCAGCCCAGTCTGACTGCGGAGTATGATGAAGACAGCCCAGGAGGAGACTTTGACTTTTTCTCCAACCTCGTAACCAAATGGGAAGCTGCAGCCAGGCTTCCTGGAGATCCTACACGCCAGGTGGTGGTGCGCTCAG GGGTTGTGCTGGGCCGTGGGGGTGGTGCCATGGGCCACATGCTGCTGCCCTTTCGCCTGGGCCTGGGGGGCCCCATCGGCTCAGGCCACCAATTCTTCCCCTGGATACACATTGGGGACCTGGCAGGAATCCTGACCCATGCCCTTGAAGCAAACCACGTGCACGGGGTCCTGAATGGAGTGGCTCCATCCTCCGCCACTAATGCTGAGTTTGCCCAGACCTTGGGTGCTGCCCTGGGCCGCCGAGCCTTCATCCCTCTCCCCAGCACTGTGGTGCAAGCTGTCTTTGGGCGAGAGCGTGCCATCATGCTGCTGGAGGGCCAGAAGGTGATCCCACGGCGAACACTGGCCACTGGCTACCAGTATTCCTTCCCAGAGCTAGGGGCTGCCTTAAAGGAAATTGTAGCCTAA
- the SDR39U1 gene encoding epimerase family protein SDR39U1 isoform X3, producing the protein MAYYQPSLTAEYDEDSPGGDFDFFSNLVTKWEAAARLPGDPTRQVVVRSGVVLGRGGGAMGHMLLPFRLGLGGPIGSGHQFFPWIHIGDLAGILTHALEANHVHGVLNGVAPSSATNAEFAQTLGAALGRRAFIPLPSTVVQAVFGRERAIMLLEGQKVIPRRTLATGYQYSFPELGAALKEIVA; encoded by the exons ATGG CTTACTACCAGCCCAGTCTGACTGCGGAGTATGATGAAGACAGCCCAGGAGGAGACTTTGACTTTTTCTCCAACCTCGTAACCAAATGGGAAGCTGCAGCCAGGCTTCCTGGAGATCCTACACGCCAGGTGGTGGTGCGCTCAG GGGTTGTGCTGGGCCGTGGGGGTGGTGCCATGGGCCACATGCTGCTGCCCTTTCGCCTGGGCCTGGGGGGCCCCATCGGCTCAGGCCACCAATTCTTCCCCTGGATACACATTGGGGACCTGGCAGGAATCCTGACCCATGCCCTTGAAGCAAACCACGTGCACGGGGTCCTGAATGGAGTGGCTCCATCCTCCGCCACTAATGCTGAGTTTGCCCAGACCTTGGGTGCTGCCCTGGGCCGCCGAGCCTTCATCCCTCTCCCCAGCACTGTGGTGCAAGCTGTCTTTGGGCGAGAGCGTGCCATCATGCTGCTGGAGGGCCAGAAGGTGATCCCACGGCGAACACTGGCCACTGGCTACCAGTATTCCTTCCCAGAGCTAGGGGCTGCCTTAAAGGAAATTGTAGCCTAA